The DNA window AGGACAAACATTTTTTTACTGTGTTTCATCTTCCCTATCCGGTGTCTTATTCTCATCCGCTTCCTCCCCAAAAATGGTCCGTCCCTGCTCAAGGGTGGTCCGGTTTTTTTCCGTATACGGAACCGCCGGAATATGGATCGAAACTGTGGTTCCTTCATCCGGTTCGCTATCGATGACCAGCCCGTACTCTTTTCCAAACAGGATCTGGATCCGGTTGTTCACATTTACCAGGCCCACTCCCGATCCGTGCTTCTTCACTCTCTGGCTGTCCGTAAGCAGAAGATCCGCTTCCTCTTTCGCCATTCCAATGCCATTATCTTCTACAGCCAGAATGACCCGATCTCCTTCCAGCTTGCCTGTGATCTTGATCTCGCCCGCGTCGTCCATGCCGCTCACGCCATAGTTGATGGCATTTTCCAGAATCGGCTGCAGGATCAGCTTCACCGTACAGTAGGAATATACCGCCGGATCCACGTCAAAGGTAACGGAAAAAGAATTTTTATACCGGATCTTCTGGATATTCATATAGCTTTCCGCATGTTGGAGCTCATCCCTTACCGAGATCACCGTCCGCCCTTTTGACAGACTGATCCGGAAGAGTTTGGCAAGCTGGGAGATCATAAATACAGCCTCGTCGTTTTTCTCTCCCTCCACCATCCATGTGATGGATTCCAGGGCGTTATACAGGAAATGCGGATTGATCTGGCTCTGAAGCGCTTCCAGCTCACTTTTTCTTCTCTCGTTCTGTTCCCAGACAATCTCTTTCATAAGAAGGTCGATCTGCTCGTAGGACTTTTGGATCGAATAGCCCAGATGCCGGATCTCCTGTGAACCGCCGATATAGATACTGGGTTTTTCTCCCGCCTCATACTCTACCACCGAATCGTTGAGTTTTAAGATGGGCCTGGAGATCCTCACGGAAATCACCCGGTTGATCACCAGGAGCATCATGACCATCAAAAGGATCAGGATGATGATAAAATACCTAAGGTCCGCCATTCCATGGGTAAACGTGGAGTAGGGGATCACCCCCACCAGTTTCCATCCCGTATAGCTGACCGTATTGACGATAACCTTTCGGTTCTCTCCCTCAAAGTGTTCGTCATAAACACCGTCGTCCCGCCGGGCAGCGGCCTTGTTATTTTCACTGACGATCCCGTCGCTGACCTGGATCTGCTTGGGATGGTATATGACCTTCCCATTGCTGTCGCACAGATAATAGTACTGCCCGCTGCCGGTGGAATTGATCTGCGTCATCACCCGCGAGATCCCGCTGTAGTCCATGTCTACCAGCAGCACTCCAAGCTGTGATTCTCCCTGGTTCGTCAGCTCTACCACCCGGCTTAGGGAGATCACCCAGTAATACCGCTGGGTTCCGTCGTCAAACAGGTTCTGGATATGAGGCGTGGAAAAATGCATATTCTCCATTTCATCCATCGCTTGTATGAACCATTCCTGTTTCGTAACATCCGGGTCCTCTTTCTGGGAGACAACCGGTTCCGCCGCCAGAAGACTTCCGTAATTATTATAGATCGCAATGCTCCTTAGGTTGTCCCGATTGGCTTCATACAGCAGGTTCATTCCCTCCTGAATCTTCTCCGACTGGTCGGAGAAATCATTCTCCTTTACCACATTGTAGTAAGCCACATCTGAGATCTGGCGCATACGGATCAGGTAATCCTCCAGATTCTCCCCCGTCTGCTCCATCATTGTCTGGGAAGTCCGCACGACCTCCTGTCGGGCTGACATGGAGAACCACATGTACATAACGATCCCAAGGACCAGCATAATGGAGATGGAAATCACAGAAAACGCCAGCATAAGCGTTGACTGGATCCCTTTGGGTCTGAACTTTTCTAACCGGGCAATATACTTATCTTTCACTTCCTACATACTCCGTCCTGTACTTTGAAGGTGATACGCCATACTGTCTCTTAAATACATAACTGAAATAATTCGGGTCTGTATATCCTACGCTTTTGGCAATGGCATAACTCTTATCATTGGTTTCCAGCAGAAGCCGCAGAGCCTGTTCCATGCGGTATTCTGTCAGATATCCGATGAAAGATTTCCCCACTTCCTTCTTAAAGACTGTGGAGAAATAAGAATTCGACACTCCCAGCTCCCTGCATACCGTATCCAGCGAAAGCTCCGCCTCAAAGTAGTGGGCCTGCACATATTCCTTTGCCTTTGTGACGAAAGACTGGGTGGACATGCTTCTTGCGCGGATCATCTGCTCGTGCAGAGAAAGACAGATGTCTATAAGTCTTTCTCTCAGCGCTTCCGGCTCCAGGTCAAGAAACGTTCTATAAAGATCATCAATTCTCTTCCCAAATGCCTCCATCGAAATGTCGTGATTAGCGGAGAAGCGGTACAGCCCGCTCACCAGCTCCATGATCGCGATCTGATGTCCCTGAAGGGATTGGGCTGGAAAAGAATTCTGGGCCAGGTATCTGTCCGCCGCCTCCCTCACTTCTTGTTCAGACCCCAGACAGATCCGCTTAAACAGTTCCCCCAGCCTGGAATCATCCGCCGGATTGCCGCCCGCTGTCTCCTGGGGATCGATCTCCCGAATATTGATGGCCCGCGAAGCCCCGTAGATCGCCCGGTAGGAAACGGCCTCCCTGGCTCCGGCATAGGATTTGGCCAGTTCCAGAATATGTTTGGACACCTTTCCGACTCCCACGGTGACCACCGCCCCGATCATACGGCGGGCATATCTGCAGAATCTGTCACATTCATCTGTCAGATCCGCTACCTGCCGCTCTTCCTCAAGCTGGGCGATCATAACCGTATTCCCAAGATAAGAGAAGGTCTTTGCCCTCCACTTCTCCCCCAGCCGTTCCTCTGCCTGCTTCCGCACAGACGTGTCCAGCAGAAGCGGGTTCATCCCCTCCGGCACCTGCCTGGAAGATGTGTGGATCACCAGACAGCAGAACAAAGGCCCCGCAAATGTGATCTGATAATCCTGAAGAAATTTCTGAAGTTCGTTTTCCTGGATCCTGCCTTCGATCAGGGTGGAATAAAAGTTTGCCCGCAGGACCGGAAGGGATTCCATATAATATCTCTCCAGGACCTCCACGCTTCTTTTTTCACTGATCTCCTGATCCAGCTTGTTCTTTACCTGGGTAAACACTTCTTTGAGCTCCGCCGAATTGACCGGCTTGAGGATATACTCTTCCACTTCCAGATGGACCGCTTCCTTGGCGTACTCAAATTCATCAAAACCGGTAAAGATCAAGATCTTTGTCGCCGGAAACTCCCTCTTGATCTGCTGAGACAGCTCCATTCCGTCCATGTAGGGCATCTTAATGTCCGTCATTACAATGTCCGGCTGGTATTCTTCCACCATTTCCAGGGCCTTGACCCCATTGCTGGCATAGCCGATCACAGAAAGTCCCAGCTCTTCCCAGTTTATTTTCTTCATAATAACTTGAATGACTTCTTCTTCGTCATCTACCAACAGTACCGTATATTTATCCATATTTCTCATTCCTTCTGCGTCCAGTTTCTTTCTGATCATCCTTTTTCCATTATACCAAATGCGCAAATCGGTGTCAGCATTTTCTTTCTCTCCGGCAGACACAGCAAAAAAAACCAGATCCGCATCCATGGATACGGATCTGGTTTTTCTGAATGTATATTACATTCCCCAGCTTGTCTATTATTTTTTCTGAACGTATTTCAGGCAGTCCAGCGTTACCGCTACAAGAATGATGATACCTGAGAATACAAACTGCAGATTGGTGTCGATACCAAGGATCGTAAGAGAGTAGGTAAGGGCTGTGAAGATCAGCACACCGACTACTACACCAGAGATCTTACCGATACCACCTGTAAAGGACACACCGCCTACTACACAGGCTGCGATGGCGTCAGTCTCCCATCCTTGTCCATAAGCAGCGGAACCGGAACCAACCATTCTCGCACATTCCAGCCAGGAACCAAAACCATAGAGGATTCCGGCAAGTACGAATGCTCCCACCGTTACAGCGAATACAGAGATTCCTGATACTGCCGCCGCCTCTGCGTTTCCGCCGACTGCGTACAGGTTCTTTCCAAAGGTGGTTTTATTCCAGATAAACCAAACGATCACGATGGCCGCCACTGCCCACAGGATAATGGTAGGGAATCCGTTTACCTTTGGAATGATGATCGCCGGGATCGAAGGCTCGATAGCTCCAAAGGAAACTCCCTTGGTCGCGTAAGTTACAAGTCCGAAGATCATCAGCATGTTTGCCATGGTAGAAATAAACGGATGCATTTTAAATTTGGCGGTAAAGAATCCCGCAAGGGTGGTAAAAAATGTACACAAAAGGATACACATTACCAGCGCCAGGATCATTCTTCCCCCGATAGACATACCCGTAAAATCGAAGATATGCCCAAATACGCCTCCTGTGTTGACGCCCTGATGCATGATGATGGTAGCCGTCGTCATTCCCATACCTACCATACGTCCCACAGAAAGGTCGGTTCCTGCCAGAAGAATCAGTCCTGCTACTCCCAGCGCCAGGAACATTCTCGGCGAAGCCTGCTGCAGAATATTCAGCACGTTGTTATAGGTAAGAAGCGGTGATCCTTTGACCATCGGAGTAATGATACACAGAGCGACGAAGATCAGGATGATCGCAATATACAATCCATTTTGCAGAAGGAATGCCCTCCGGTTGAATGTATATTTGTAGTTCTCCCATTTCTGCGCGCTTGTCTCCAGGAATGTGAATTTGGACATCCGCAGCATATCGATCAGATGATATTTATAGCTATACGCGGCATGTCTGCGGTCTTTGATCTGCTGAAGGTTCTGCTCCAGCTCTACTTTCGCGTCAAACTGACGGTTTTTATAAACATAGTTTTCATCTTTGATCTCCTGGTGGTCAGAAAGCTTTGCAACCGTCTCTTTATGCTCTTTTTCCAGCTCTGCCAGCCGCTTCTGATATGCCGCTTTGGCTTCTGCCTTCTCGGCTTCACAACTGGCCTTTACCGGCTCATAATAATCTTTGTCAAAATGTTCTTTGAGATACGCCTCCGCCTTGGAGATCAATTTGGATATCTCGTCTTTATTCTTTGCTTCTACCGCTTTCGCCGTCTCCAATTCTTTCTGGATCTTTGCGATCGCGCTTTCTCTCTCACTCTTTGTCCGGCTCTTGTCTCTCTTGATCCCGTCGATCTTATTCTGAAGAGACACAACCTGGTCTGTACCGTCTTCTCTCAGGCTGTTGATCTTCGCCTGAATCTCTCCCACATGTTCATCGATCGGCTGGCGAAGCTTCAATTCCTGCTCAGCCGTTAGAACTTTACTATTTCCATTTGCCATATCTATCCATCTCCCTCACTATAGGTATTTCGCACTGAGTCTCAAAAGCTCCTCCTGATCCGTCTCTTTGGTGTTGACGATCCCGGACAGATGACCGTTGGACATTACGCCGATACGGTTTGTGATTCCCAGGATCTCCGGCATCTCTGAGGAAACAACGATGATCGTCTTCCCCTGTTTTGCCATATTGATGATCAGTTCATAGATTTCATATTTTGCACCTACGTCAATTCCTCTGGTCGGTTCGTCCATCATAAATACCTGGGGTTCCCGCTCCAGCCATTTCCCGAAGATCACTTTCTGCTGATTACCGCCGGAAAGACTTGTGATCATGTCCGTCGGCCCCATGCACTTGGTGCGCATGACTTTGATCTCCTTCATCGTTGCTTTTTCCATCTTGGCGTCAGAGAGAGCTGGTCCCGTCTTGTAACTGTCCAGATTCGCGATCGTCGTATTAAAGGTCAGGTCCCCTTTCAGGAACAGACCGTTGGCCTTTCTCTCCTCTGTGATCATGGCAAATCCATGATCCATCGCTTCCTTCGCGCTGTTGAAATTCATCAGGCGGTTGTTAAAATACACACGCCCCGCCGCCCTGGTACGCACGCCGAAGATGGTTTCCAAAAGCTCTGTACGTCCCGCTCCTACCAAGCCGTACAGGCCAAAGATCTCTCCTTCTCTTACATCAAAAGAAATATCCTTCAAATATGGTTCAAATTTGGTAGACAGATGCTGAACAGACAGGATCACGTCTTTCGGCGTATTGTCTACCGGCGGGAAACGGTTCTCTAAAGAACGTCCCACCATTGCCGCGATCAGTTCGTTCATATCCGTATCTTTGGAATCTTTGGTCATAACAAGATTTCCGTCCCGGAGCACAGAAATCTCATCACAGATCTCAAAAATCTCATCCATTTTATGAGAAATATAGATCAGCGCAATGCCCTGTTCTTTCAACATCCTCATCATTTCAAAAAGCTTTTCTACTTCCTGTACCGTCAGTGAAGATGTAGGCTCGTCAAGAACGATCACCTTGGCGTTGTAAGAGATCGCTTTGGCAATCTCGCACATCTGTCTCTGGGATACAGACATATTCCGCATGGGCTGGGTAAGGTTGACCGTCATGCCCAGCTTTCGGAAGAGTTCGGAAGCTTCCTTCTTCATCCTGCCTTCATCTATGACTCCCAGAGAATTGACCGGATAACGTCCCAGGAACAGATTGTCCATTACGTTTCTTTCCAAACACTGGTTCAATTCCTGATGGACCATCGCGATCCCATTTTCAAGAGCGTCCTTAGGCCCGGAAAAGCTTACTTCCTTTCCGTCCAGAAAGATCTTTCCCTCATCTTTCTGATAAGTACCGAACAGGCACTTCATCATTGTCGACTTACCGGCGCCGTTTTCCCCCATCAGCCCCATGACTGTTCCCCGTTTTACATCCAGATTGATGTGATCCAGAACCCGGTTGCGGCCAAAAGACTTACACATGCCACGGATCGATAAGACGATATCATCTTTCTTATCTGCCATTCTTTTTACTCCTGTTCCTATTTTGGTATGCTGATTTTCAGTAACGTTTCTTAATAAATTATTAGGGAGAATTTCTTCTCCCTAATAACCCCTTCGTTCTTGTTTCAATAGCTCTTATTGACTAAGTATAGATGTGTAGGAAGACGCATTATCTGTCTTAACCATGTTAATGGCAAATGCATCATACTGGCTTGGATTTCCAAGACGGTTTGTAATGTTGGACTCTGTCTGTCCGTCGCCGCCGATGTACTCAACTTCCAGATTCAAAAGATCATCATAGTTCTGAAGCAGTGGCTGATAGGTAGAGCTTAAGAAGTTATCAGAAGCATTGTAGATGTTCAGCCATACTTTCTTGGTCGGAGATGTGCTCTCGTCAAGCTGTTTGGAAACAGGCTCGTAAACCTTCGTGGAGTCTGTGAAGTCCTTATAGTTTTCTGCGGTAACCGCAACGTTCAACGCATAGTAGGAACGCTCTTCTTCGCTGTATCTGTATACATCTTCACTCAGAACGTTTCCAGCGTCATCTGCTGTGCCGATACCAGTATCAATGTCTACGCCGTCCAGAGCGTTGCGCAGAACACGAAGTGTCAGGTAAGCCTGTACGTCTGCATGCTGGCTGATCGTTCCGCCATAGCCTTCTGCAATAGCTGCTACCGCGTCGTTGTTGGCGTCATATCCAAAGGTAGGAACTTTATTATCTTTGGACCATGCGTTGAACATAGACATTCCCATTCCGTCATTGTTAGAAACAACAACATCGATGTCATCTCCAAAAGAAGAAGACCATGTTCCGATAGCGTTTCCTGCTGTCGCGGCATCCCAGGTAGCTCCTGCGGAGTTCTTCATCTCCTGAGAAGCAAGCTCACGAACTACATAAGAAGTACCGTCTACTTCAAGGGTTCCATCCTGTACAGCAGATGCGGAACCATCTGTGTTTGTTCCGATTGGCTCACTGTTGATGTTGCCGTCCTTCTCAACGCCAGTTCCCAGAGCCTTGCGGACACCTCTTGTACGAGCGATAGAATCGTTATGTCCGATATCTCCGATTGCCAGAACATATCCGATCACTCCGTCTCCGTTCCGGTCGATGGTATCAATGTTGGCCTCAATGTAATCTTTCACCATGGTTCCCTGGAGTTCCGCACCCTGATTTGCGTCGAAACCTACATAGTATGTATTTTCGTTAAAGTTCAGAGCTGTCATATCCAGTTCTCCAGTTGAACTGTTGGAAGGCTGACGGTTGAACCAAACCAGAGGCTTGTCCTTGTTCGCCACTTCCCCGCTGGAACTGGAGCTTTCTCCTGAGCCAGAATCTCCGCTGTCTGAGGATCCGCCGGAACCACATGCAGCAATGGAAAGACTGAGCATAGCCATCATTGTCAATAAAGCCATCTTTCTTTTCATATACTTTTTCTCCCTTCTTTAAAGACTTTTTACGTCTTTTGTTGATATTGTCAGTATATCGGAAGCCTCCAAAAGAAAACATAGAATATTTTTGGGTCTACCTTCAAATTTTTCAGGTCCTACAATTTCCTTGAAATAAGAAGGCGGGTGATGTATAATTTATTAAAGATTTACTAATTAAGGAGTTAACCATGGATTATGAATTGAGAGAACAGTTTTTCACCTCCATCATCCATTTCCGGAAGCTGGAATCTTCCCTTTCTTCCGAATGTGAAATGCAGATGAATGAAATGATGATCCTTCAGAGCATTGCGGCCGGATGCTGCAGCGAATGTCCCTGCATGAATCTTGACGTGCCTAAGATGCAGAACAAACTGCACATCTCAAAACCCGCCATTTCCTATATCCTGAACACACTGGAGAAAAAAGATTACATTACGCGGGAGATCGACCCCAAGGACAGGCGCAAGGTTTCCATCAGCGCCACAGACAAAGGACGGGCGGCGGCAGAGCAGTCTTTAAAAAAATACGATCAGATCTGGGACGCGCTTCTTGACCGCTTTGGCGAAGATAACATGCGCCAGCTCATAGACTTGATCCATACGCTGGATGAACTTTATCTGTCCCTGGACAAATAACCTTTTTAAGAACCACATTTCTAAGAACCAAAACAGGACCGGCAATCCTAAGATCTGCCGGTCCTGATCTGAATCTTCTCCCCCTCCGCATAGGCCACCAGTTCATCCCTGCCGGATAGGTTCCCATCCAGCAGCCGGTCCGCCACCGCGTTTTGCAGCATGGATTGGATCGTCCGCTTCAGCGGCCGCGCCCCATACACAGGATCATATCCTCTCTGCGCCAGTTCTTCCACCGCGCTTTCTTCCACACGAAGGGCAATCCCCTGCTTTTTCATCCTTCCTTCTAGTTTTTTCACCTGGATATGCGCGATCTTACGTACATCCTCCCGCCTCAGCGGATGGAACACGATCACTTCATCCAGACGGTTGATAAATTCCGGCCGGAATGTCATCTTCACGGCTTCCATCACCCGTTCCTGAATCTCTTCTTCCCGCCGCTGATCCTCCCTGCCTTCATCTCTGGAGAATCCAAGCGAACTTTTCCCGGTGATCTCTCTGGCTCCAATGTTGGAGGTCATGACAATAATTGTATTTTTAAAGCTTACAGTACGTCCCTGGGCATCTGTAAGCCTTCCGTCATCCAAAACCTGCAGCAGAGTGTTCCACACATCCGGATGGGCTTTCTCAATCTCATCCAGGAGCAGGATACTGTATGGACGTTTCCTCACCATCTCTGTAAGCTGTCCTCCCTCATCGTATCCTACATATCCCGGAGGCGAACCGATCAGTTTGGATACGGTGTAAGCTTCCATATATTCTGACATATCCAGCCGGATCATAGCATTCTCATCATGGAACAATACTTCTGCCAGCGCCCGGCACAGTTCTGTTTTCCCCACACCTGTAGGTCCAAGGAAAAGAAAAGAGCCAATCGGCTTCTCTGGATCTGCCACTCCTGTGCGGCCCCGCCGTATAGCCCTCGCCACGGCGGACACTCCTTCATCTTGGCCGATCACCCGCTCGTGCAGCGTATATTCCAATGTCCGGAGCCGTTCTGTCTCATCCTCTGTCAGCATAGTAACGGGGATTCCGGTCCAGGCAGAAACCACGCCCGCGATATCCTGAGCCGTCACCTGTCCGCACTGCTCTTTCTGCCATGCGTCCTGCCGCTGGTCCAGCTCTTCTGCCAACGCTTTCTGCTGGTCCCTGAGCTGGGCGGCTCTCTCGTATTCCTGCGCATCCGCGGCGGCCTTTTTCTCTCGGTCAGTCCTGCGGATCTCTTCTTCCAGCTCCAGAAGATTGGGCGGCGTAGTAAGACCCTTGGTCTTGATCTGGGAAGCGGCCTCATCCATAACATCTACCGCCTTATCCGGGAGAAACCGGTCCTGGATATACCGGCTGGACAGCTCTACCGCCGCCCGGACCGCCTCTTCTGTGATCGTAAGCCCATGATAGACTTCGTATTTTTCTTTCAATCCCATCAGGATTTTTACCGCGTCTTCCTCATTCGGCTCTTCTACCGCGACTGGCTGGAATCTACGCTCAAAAGCCGCGTCTTTCTCAATATGCTGACGGTACTCTTTCAAAGTCGTCGCTCCTATGACCTGAAGACTTCCTCTTGCCAATACGGGTTTCAAGATATTTGCGGCATCCATAGTCTCGCTGGCGCCGGCTCCCGCTCCCATGATCATATGCAGTTCATCAATAAAAAGGATTACGTTGCCGTCCGCTTCTGTCTCTTTCAAGAACAGCTTCATCCGTTCCTCAAAATCTCCCCGGAATCTGGCGCCGGAGAGCATCCCCACCAAATCCATGGCAATGATTCTCTTTTGCCTCAGATTAGACGGCACTCTGCCTTCCGCGATCCGCTGGGCCAGCCCTTCTACCACCGCTGTCTTGCCGACTCCCGGTTCCCCAGTCAGTACCGGGTTATTCTTGGTCCTCCTGGACAGCACCTGAATCAGCCGCTGGATCACATCTTCCCGGCCGATCATGGGATCATATTCCCCTTCTTCCGCCTTCTTTGTGACATCCATTCCAAATTTCTCTACTATACTTTCCTGCTGATCCTCTTCTTGCTCCCCTTCTGCCTCATCTTCCTCACCTGGCTGGAGCTTGCTCCCTTCTTCCATGGCCTTTTCTAGTCCCGGTTTTCCCGCCATTGAAACCGGCAGATCAGCTTTCCCCAATTCTCCCCGCAAGGCTTCCATATCTACCTCCAGCGAAGCCATAAGCTGGGCGGCGGCACATTCTCCCGCGTCCAGGATTGCCCGCAGAAGATCTGCAGGTTCTATCTGCGAGCGCCCGCGGACTTCTCCACGGGTTTGGGCAAGACGGATCACCTGGGCTGCCTCATCGGATATCTGTACAGCGTAAAAATTACCGCCTGCCTTTGCATCGATATCATATTGATGGAGATACTCTTCGATCAGTTTCTGATCCAATCCATTTCTCCGCAGGACCTGGCCCGCTTTTCCTTCCTCCTGAGCCAGCGCCCACAGAAGATGTTCGCTTCCTATAAACTTATGTCCCATATGTGTGACAAACTGCAGCGCAGCCTGAAACACCTTCACCATCCGGGAACTAAAAAGATTCAGATTAATTTCCATGTTTACACACCCCCTGTTCGATCTTCGCTATGTCATCCCGCAGTTTCGCGGCTTCTTCGTAATTCTCTAGTTTTGCGGCTTCACTCAGGCGGCAGCGCAGTTCTGCCAGTTTCCGCCTTCTTACTAAGCCCTCCACTGCCATATCCGGGAACGCCTTGTCTCCCAGATGTCTGGGATCTGGCTGGCCCGGCCACCAGCCTGTATAATTCTTGAACTCTTCTGTCTTCCCGGCCGCGGCCGCCTGGCTCCACATCTTCCGCAGACAGTCCTCGCATACCGGTACCTGGTAGATATTCCCCATCCAGTTGATATAGAAGACACGGCTTACATTCACCTTATTGCAGAATTGGCATTTCATTTAAAGTCACCCCTTTATTCACCTTATGCTCTATTTCTATGTTCTAACATTATTCAAATACTTAATAGTTAAGTTTTTAATAATATAGTACATAATTTTTAAATTGTCAATAAACTGGGGATAAAAAAATAAGCCGACTCATTATAAGCGGCTCATTTAATGTTTATAGACTCCTTTTTTATGTCTTGATAGAATTCTAATTTATTCCGTTTTGGATGTTTTTAATTCCCATTCATCTATGAATATACATTCTTGTCATATCAGGTTCATCATCCCCTTGAACCATGCATAAAAATTCCCAGCCATATCTTTCATAAAAACCCGTATGGTCTGTGATCAGATAGATTGGCGTTATTCCTTTGGACTTCGTATCCTTCACGACCATATCAAGTAATTGTCCCGCAATTCCTTGACAGCGATATTCCTTTTCAGTATATACCGCGCATACATTGGGCGTAAGGTCTTTCCTGCTGTGAAAATCATTTTCGATCACTCCAAGGCCGCCTACGATGCGGCCGCTGTCTAAGCAGAGATACCAGCCAAATTCCGTTTCATTATTAAGATAGGCTTCCATACATTCAAGATAAGCCTCTTTTGGTACTTTCCATTTATCATGAAACCATGCAGCGGCAGCTTCTTTCATTTCTGGCTTTTGTCTTAACGTCACATAGATATATTCCTTCATAATTTGCTTCCTCAGATCAGAATATAAACAAAAAACTCGGAAAACGAGTGTTTCCCGAGTTCTCCAAGAGGCGCCAACCAGATTTGAACTGGTGATGAAGGTGTTGCAGACCTCTGCCTTACCACTTGGCTATGGCGCCTGGTGACTCCAACGGGAATCGAACCCGTGTTACCGCCGTGAAAGGGCGATGTCTTAACCGCTTGACCATGGAGCCATATCACGTCTTATGTGGCGTGACCGGGATTTATAATATCATATCCTCTCCGAATTTGCAACGGTTTTTTTATTTTTCTTTGAATTTCACGTCCGTTGACAAACCAGCCCAAATCCGCTATCTTGAATGGAGAAAATAGATTGCCTGTAAATCAATGAAAATAGAAGGAGACATCTCTATGAAATCATTAGTGTTAGCTGAAAAACCTTCGGTGGCCAGAGACATTGCCAGAGTCCTTGGCTGCCGCAAGAATCTGCCCGGCGCTATCGAGGGCAGCAAATATATCGTTACCTGGGCCTTGGGCCATCTGGTCACTTTGGCGGATCCGGAAGCCTACGACCCGAAGTTCAAAGAATGGAAGATGGATTATCTTCCTATGATGCCAGGAAAATGGGACCTGGTGGTCATCAAGCAGACCGCCAAACAGTATAGCCACGTGAAAGCCCAGCTTTTCCGCAAGGATGTGGACACCGTCATCATTGCTACAGACGCCGGCCGGGAAGGAGAACTGGTAGCCCGCTGGATCCTGGATCGATCCGGCTGCCGCAAGCCTATCAAGAGGCTCTGGATCTCTTCTGTCACAGACAAAGCCATCCGGGAAGGCTTTTCCCATTTAAAAGACGGCCGGCAGTATGATCCGCTCTATCACGCGGCCAGAAGCCGGGCGGAAGCAGACTGGCTGGTGGGCATCAACGCTACCCGCGCCCTGACCTGCAAGTACAACGCCCAGCTCTCCTGCGGACGGGTACAGACTCCCACCCTTGCCATCATCGCAAGCCGAGAAGAAGAGATCCGCGCTTTCCGCCCAGAAGAATACTACGGATTGACCTGCATGGCCGGCGGCGTTGCCTGGACCTGGAAACATAAGAAAAGCGGCAGCTCCCGTTCTTTCCAGAAAGCCTTCATCCAGGATCTGGAAACTTCTCTGAAGGGACAGACGCTTGCCATAAGCCACATACAGAAACAGCAGAAGAAAACCTTTTCTCCAGGTCTTTACGACCTGACAGAACTGCAAAGAGACGCCAACAAACGCTTTGGCTTCTCCGCCAAGGAAACCCTGAATATCATGCAGCGGCTCTACGAGCACCACAAGGTCCTGACCTATCCCAGAACGGATTCCCGATACATCGGCACAGATATTGTACCTACGCTGAAAGAAAGGCTGGCCGCCTGCAATATCGGCCCCTACCGGAAATATATCCCAGCCCTTTTGAAAGGGCAGATCAAGACCAGCAAATCTTTCGTAGACGA is part of the Lachnospiraceae bacterium KGMB03038 genome and encodes:
- a CDS encoding response regulator, with the translated sequence MDKYTVLLVDDEEEVIQVIMKKINWEELGLSVIGYASNGVKALEMVEEYQPDIVMTDIKMPYMDGMELSQQIKREFPATKILIFTGFDEFEYAKEAVHLEVEEYILKPVNSAELKEVFTQVKNKLDQEISEKRSVEVLERYYMESLPVLRANFYSTLIEGRIQENELQKFLQDYQITFAGPLFCCLVIHTSSRQVPEGMNPLLLDTSVRKQAEERLGEKWRAKTFSYLGNTVMIAQLEEERQVADLTDECDRFCRYARRMIGAVVTVGVGKVSKHILELAKSYAGAREAVSYRAIYGASRAINIREIDPQETAGGNPADDSRLGELFKRICLGSEQEVREAADRYLAQNSFPAQSLQGHQIAIMELVSGLYRFSANHDISMEAFGKRIDDLYRTFLDLEPEALRERLIDICLSLHEQMIRARSMSTQSFVTKAKEYVQAHYFEAELSLDTVCRELGVSNSYFSTVFKKEVGKSFIGYLTEYRMEQALRLLLETNDKSYAIAKSVGYTDPNYFSYVFKRQYGVSPSKYRTEYVGSER
- a CDS encoding galactoside ABC transporter permease, translated to MANGNSKVLTAEQELKLRQPIDEHVGEIQAKINSLREDGTDQVVSLQNKIDGIKRDKSRTKSERESAIAKIQKELETAKAVEAKNKDEISKLISKAEAYLKEHFDKDYYEPVKASCEAEKAEAKAAYQKRLAELEKEHKETVAKLSDHQEIKDENYVYKNRQFDAKVELEQNLQQIKDRRHAAYSYKYHLIDMLRMSKFTFLETSAQKWENYKYTFNRRAFLLQNGLYIAIILIFVALCIITPMVKGSPLLTYNNVLNILQQASPRMFLALGVAGLILLAGTDLSVGRMVGMGMTTATIIMHQGVNTGGVFGHIFDFTGMSIGGRMILALVMCILLCTFFTTLAGFFTAKFKMHPFISTMANMLMIFGLVTYATKGVSFGAIEPSIPAIIIPKVNGFPTIILWAVAAIVIVWFIWNKTTFGKNLYAVGGNAEAAAVSGISVFAVTVGAFVLAGILYGFGSWLECARMVGSGSAAYGQGWETDAIAACVVGGVSFTGGIGKISGVVVGVLIFTALTYSLTILGIDTNLQFVFSGIIILVAVTLDCLKYVQKK
- a CDS encoding sensor histidine kinase; amino-acid sequence: MKDKYIARLEKFRPKGIQSTLMLAFSVISISIMLVLGIVMYMWFSMSARQEVVRTSQTMMEQTGENLEDYLIRMRQISDVAYYNVVKENDFSDQSEKIQEGMNLLYEANRDNLRSIAIYNNYGSLLAAEPVVSQKEDPDVTKQEWFIQAMDEMENMHFSTPHIQNLFDDGTQRYYWVISLSRVVELTNQGESQLGVLLVDMDYSGISRVMTQINSTGSGQYYYLCDSNGKVIYHPKQIQVSDGIVSENNKAAARRDDGVYDEHFEGENRKVIVNTVSYTGWKLVGVIPYSTFTHGMADLRYFIIILILLMVMMLLVINRVISVRISRPILKLNDSVVEYEAGEKPSIYIGGSQEIRHLGYSIQKSYEQIDLLMKEIVWEQNERRKSELEALQSQINPHFLYNALESITWMVEGEKNDEAVFMISQLAKLFRISLSKGRTVISVRDELQHAESYMNIQKIRYKNSFSVTFDVDPAVYSYCTVKLILQPILENAINYGVSGMDDAGEIKITGKLEGDRVILAVEDNGIGMAKEEADLLLTDSQRVKKHGSGVGLVNVNNRIQILFGKEYGLVIDSEPDEGTTVSIHIPAVPYTEKNRTTLEQGRTIFGEEADENKTPDREDETQ